ATCTCCAATGCCCCATTGTTGACGTGGTTTTGTTGTGGCAGGGACGGAACCGTCCAAGTTGAGCGCAACTGTAGAATGAGTGAGAACGCTGGGATTAGACAAGTTGCTAATGACCGTTTCGCTCATGGTGGGCTCGTACCAAGCCGAAGACGCAGCCCATCGAGCATCCACAATGCATGGAACGATATAAGAGGTGGGTTGGTCTCCAAGCATGCCAGGTATCGTGGCCACGGCaccgatggatggatgccaTGTCGAGTCGAGTTTCGTTGTTTGCCCATCGTCTCCTCTTTCAAGAGCGTTCTCTGATGAAAGATCAACCCAATTAAAACTGACCAAACCGTTATGGCTATTGCTGAAGTTCCAAGTCTGATGAGGTATTGTCCACGATATTCTTGAATCATACCATATGGCGCCGTCCTCTGTGTAGTTAGTTAGTCTGTTTGTGAGGAAACTGACGCCTGAGTGGTTGGCATTGGCTCTATCAACAGTATGGCATTGTACTTGTACGACGGGGGCATATATCGAGTCCGCTGATGTGTACATAGGGTTGCTAATGGAATTCACCACGCCCAGGTGGTGCAGTTGTATGTATCTTATGAAGAGGGCGTAAAGACGGACAACCCAATTCGACTGCGTCGCCGCGATGGCGGTCCCATTTCCAAGCGACTCTGCCGCGAGAATCCTCTGGGCTCCGGTGACACTCTCTACTATAGTTAGATTTAGTGCCGTATGATTCTGGAAATTTGACCGCGTCCAAGCTCTCAGAGCTTCAAATCCGTATCCAGGGCATGCGAGAGCTGACGTCTGAGGAGCGGCCGTCAAACACGAGTTCAAGTCCCATTCCCACCCAGCTGCAGACGTGGGTATGGTTGTAGAGTTTAGCGTTAAAGGGAATGTCTCGTTCTTTTTAGACTGGATATAAATTGGCAATGACTGGCCACCGTACGGGTCTGGCACATGCCACCAGCCAAGATTGGGCTGAATCACGCCGATGGACGCGAGGCCGGCGAGCTGGCAGAGGGTGGCTGAACagagaatgaagatgctCAGACTGATGGATGCTGAGTCTTTTGTTATGAACTTGACGGTGTACCAGAAGTTGTCTATAAGATGTCAGCTGCGCCATCTATTTTAGAGCTGCTCATTAACGGACTAAATGCGACGCCCCTATGGTCAACTAGCCGGGGCCGAGCGAAATTTATTGTTATGTTTGCGATAGAGGTTATCATGAGCAACATATGGACGTTGGTGATGAACTGAAGAGCCTTGAGGATGCCATCTAGGCCACAGAATGCCCAGGCCCAAGAAGTTGTCCACGTCGACTCATCTGTCCAATATACGTGAAGAAAGCGAAGCCAGCAAATACCAACAATACTTATACTGACTGCGAGGAGATGAACAGCCCATTCCAAGATACGGCTTGAGAAAAAGGGTTGGATTATCACGGCCTTATCCTCGCCATGCTTGCTTGTACTTTTAAGAATACTTTTTGACCTGGCGGCGGCCTGCGAGTCGCGTTCATTGTCCTCCTGcttttcttcaatctccGACGTCACTTTGCGCTCAAGGCTCTCGGATGGCACAGCTTGTTTATAGGAGGTATTCATCGCTCTGTTGATTGTCTCGTGATTTATGCATCGCGAAGCAATGGCTTCCGGGAGATTGAAAGGAAACAACTCTACACGTAGACAGGGAGCGCGGCTACTTTGTCTGCTGCGTTACATCTTAGCTTCTCAAAGGAAATTTGGAGGCCGCCCCGTTGAAAAGTAATAGCCCAGGCTTGCCCGGTTGGTGGAGCCACTACGGCTCATGGATCCCATTCCAGATCATGGTGCTCAACCCCGGCTATCTTCAGCAATGGTTCCACTTGGCCAGCGCCGCAGGGCCGGCAATCCGGCGCCTCTATTCACCAATTCGGCTGGGGAGACTGCTCCGGAGGTCGTTGAAAAGGAACGCTGTGAAGTCATCTTTTGTGCGTTAGAGAGAGTGGTGGGGAGGCCATCGTTGGGGCTTGTTGTAGTGAGGGATAAGCCAGTCTAAATTCCTTGAGAATCCCATGCAAAATGATTTCTCAATGAATTTAGGCAAAAACACCAGAATTAAGGGTGTGTAAGAAAGTACCACACATTGGGGGAGACCTTATCATGCTGGTAGTATCGGTAGCTCCATTAAGAAGGCCATGTTTGCTTTAACACGTACAGAGCTGCTACTTTGCCCTTGTACAACGGAGACTCGAGAAGAATTCGTGCCCCGGTCGCGTAGCAGCATCTTTTCATATAAAGCCTTTATGCGCGTAGAGCTGTTAGTAAAGGGTGACTGTCAAGGTTATGCGCACACTTTATTATTTTGTACATGTAGGGCTCAGGTTTTGTTGGTGTCTAGCCTCTTAAGGGGGGATTGACTCGTAATTGGGACATCTTATGGGATTAGACAACCAAAGCGAAGCCTTATGCTGATGGTGACAGCTTTAGCCACTTCAGAACTGGGCTTGTAATAAAAGCAACAGCTTGCATACCCCGCAAAAGGACACATTTCCAGATATAGCAGCGGAGATTTCTTACTAATGTTATTGAAGTCATTCTGGTAGCCGCTGTAGTCATCAGAGATGATGTGACTCATGAGTCCTCTAGCCGCAGCTGGTTCAAGGTAAAAGATGGTTATGGTGGACAAAAGTATGTAAGGATTAGACTTGCACTAATCAACCACGGTACTCACTGGTCTCATCAGCTGCAACAAGACCTTGTATTTAATATTCTAGTTAACTATTCAAGAGCAGATCAAATGGCTCTAGAAACACCATCATTGGAGTTAACCAACCACCTCAAAGAGCTCTATCACGCCTATCGGCATACCAAAGATATAGACCAAAAAGGcaacttcttttcttctgtctGCCACCAGGTGTGCCGGCCACAGCCATCATTTGCAGCGCGCAATAGAGAGACTATTGTGCGGTATCTTCACGAAACTGCAGACAAGGGCACTAACACTTCGTCATCAAATACCGACGCAACAAACAACCAGTCGAAAAAGGGCTATTACACCATTCGGCCTATGCGAGAAGATGAGTTTGAGTTTGGGACCGATGAACAAGTTGCACCCGCTGGGTTTGCGACAGCAAACGAGCTCAAGCAAAAGGCAGAAGCTGAGGGATGGGTGGGTATGAGAGTCGATTTGTGGGATGTTGAGGTAGGAAAAGAAATCGCTGAACAGCGACTAATTAAAGTACATTATTGgtggagaaaagaggaagatggctgGATACAGATCTGGCATGATATTTTATCTATAGGACCCAGGGACGGGACCGAGGGTAGCGAGGGAGACGTGCTTGAGTGATGATCTCGTAACACCTCGAGTTTACTTCAGAAGTTATTGGCGCTCCATCACGTCTTAAATAAGACCATTACTGATATCATTATGACTTTCGTGTATCTTCGACTTTGTTTATAAAGCCCCTACGGCGTTCATTGCACCCAGCCGTCTCTTACAGAGAGTTCTTCCAGGATCATTAAGTGAATCTTATGTATTTATAGTCTATCGCCATATGCCGATAAAAACATTGATCTATTTATTCTGATACGTACATCTTCTTTATTTACCCATCTCAACCCAGCTAAACGCTTCAGGTGGCCTCGCACCAATAGGCTCCTAATCATTCCGCTCTGTCCATGGACTCAGCGCATCTAGAAACCTGGTATGCGCCGCAGCGTGGCTAGTCCTCTTTAATACTTCCTCATACTCCTCAGTGCCGAGACACTTaaagaagagcaaaataGCAGCCCACATGAAATCAGTGTAGCTGATAGTATCACCCAAAAAATAAGGCCCGGAAGTCTCGTTGAGCAGCGCCGTTATCTCCCGCGCAAACGGCTCGGCTCTTTCAAAGGCGCCAGGGGATTGCTTCTCcccatactcgtacagcgGCATGCCTACGTCCTCCTGGCGTGTATTGAGGAAGAATTCGAGGCTTTGCTCTCCGAGAATCTTCTGCGCTACTCCAGGGACGTAAATTGGGCCTAACTCATTCATAAACCCAATCATACTTTTCCTGAACCGAGCCTGTACTGGCGTGTTCAAAGCTACCTTTGGCTCTGGATGCTTCTCTTCAATTATATCGGCGATTTTGTATGAGTCCATGACGTAGGATCCGTCGGGCATTTGCATGGCTGGGAGTGTAAATTTGGGTCCGTTTTCATTCGGAGGAACACTGAAAATTGCCAAATCATCAATAATGATGCTTTGTTCGTGCCATCCAATATTCACTTACTGATGGTTGAGTCGCGGCCCGATGTCGGGATATTCAATCTGTCAATGTTAGGCTTAATGATGACAGCCAACATGTCTTTGGCTTACCCATTCTGTCTTGTAGTCGAGGCCCTTGTAGTTAAAAAGTAATCTCGCTGCCTATTGCTTTAGAACTCATGACCTGTAGCCCAAACTTCATATGTCCGACATACTCCTCCAGATGTTCATCGACCAGCAAACGCGTGGTGCTTTGGTAGGGATGTCCAACAGTGTGTAAGTGCCGGATGACATATTGCTAGTCACTACGCACCCTTGATTTATGCAGGAAATGGAACAACAGTTTCGCGACAGCGCAAAAAAGTGAGGCTTGAGTAGACGAGAACAAGAGAACAAATGGATAGATAACAAACATTGGAACCCTTGAATGCATAGCCACGAATCCTTCAATCGATTAGGCCTAGCAGACCCATCAATGTATTATGAACCCCCATTCTCCTAACTAAATACGTCCAAGCAAGCACATGGATCCAGGTAGGAGTTGCTACCAGAACCGATCATTGCCATCTCCATTATGTTACTGGACATGATTGAAATCTGAATTATGGGCGTTCTATTGCATTTTCGCTAAACtgctttattttttacttggTCTATGTATGGCGTAGATTGATCCTGCAACACTGAAAAGTGAAAGCTCGAGTCCGCTACCATTACAAGCTTATTAGCGACCGCTTTAAGGCATCTTTAATGACGAGTTGCCTATTAAGCTTAATCGTCAACCCGCAATGGCTAAAATGTTGATGTCCATTCTTACATCACATGATGCTTAGGAAATAGCCTATCTGTTACAACTTCCAGAATCCAATACGCCTGCACGCATGCAAGAAAATACCTCAAATTAGAGGACAATTACAAGAAACCATGAATCAAGATCAACCACCCAATCCAAAGAGTCTAAAGGTAGGTGTATTGCCCTAAAATTGATTGCAGTTCTAACATTAGTGTCAATAATAGTCGTTTGAGATACAACCTCTTCCTGAATCTATAGACTTCTCCAACGCCAGAAAAGCTCCAACTTATGTAGAAGGAAAAGGTCAAAAAGTGTATTGGCGAAATTCCTGGGTCAATGTGTATGACAAGGGTGAATGCACACCGAGGGATTGGTATGGAAAATGTATGGATTTGTAATACTGCCCGCGGATACAGTTATATTGATTGGTGCAGAGGGTGGAATCATTCTAGAGATGTGAGTAAGAGCAAGAGACACCGTTTGTACAGTATAAGCTAATTCATATCCAGCTTTGTTAACACTCGAGCACATCCCTTCTTACTTCCACGTGCCTGCGAATATTGATCGACTTACCTTCCGGAATTCCATGCGACAAAGCGGCCTATTACAGTATGTGCAGAATGGAGGTCCATTTGTATTTATTAAATGGTCATGCTTTGAACTTTCTGTCGTATACTCCTAAAatccatcctcctccaacatTTCGAGATCTCTCTTGAGATTGGTAGTTTTATAAGACTCCCATTCTTTGTTTGCGGTGTATTTGAAGGAGTCCCACAGGTTGGATGCGAGTAAGTCGGTCTTGTCTTCTATATCTGGCTTATTCAAGTCCTCTGTCGCAGCGTTGGGCAGCCGAACTCCCTGGTCATATTTGAAGAACCCGGTCTTATCCCACGTTTCTTTGACTCGACGAAGTTTATCGGCGTTGTCGCCGAAATAAGCCCTCTCGTACATTTGTCTCGGAAAGTCGCCGTCAGGGAAATTTATAAAAGCAGCCTCGCCTTTAAGAGAGAGCGGCCTTAGAGCCTTCTTGACTTCTGCGTGAAAGGACCTCATGTCCCTTTCCATCCACTTATCTGTCCATTCTACCGTGACGTAAGCATGGTAAGCAGCTTCACGCCAGAAAAACGCCGAGTCAGTTGGCTTCCTTTCTGTTGCCTTGCCGCCGGAATGAATCCAAGTAACAAGGAAGTTGACCTGTTCCCCCCGAAACTGACTTCGAAACTTTTTCATCAGACTTCGAATTGTCGCAGTGATATCTTCAATCTTTGATCTTTCattgaaacaaaaagagctAAAGAGCTCGTATGTCTTGTTGGTCGGATAAGCTTTTTCGGTCTCCTCTAGCCATTGGTTCACTAAGGTCTCGTAGAGGAAGCGTGTGGACGGCTCAGGTAGTACTCTTCGCTTAAGTTGAGTCTTTAATTCATCATTTTTAATGTGCTTGTCGATGGTTTTCTCGTAGCTGTTTTGACTGCCATCATAAGCAACGATAAATCGGATGCCGTCGGATTTTTGACTAAGGTCACAGATCCAGGTGCTGTCGATGGTAATGTTCTTAGGCCAATTGGTGGTATAGAAGTCGTTCATCGTAGAGATAGCCTCATTAGAAAGTCCGCCGTCGGAAAGTCCGTCGTCGCAAGGTACGTTGTCAGTTTTCTCCTTGTTGGGTTTAGGAAACCACTGATACCTGCCCGCGACCACAGTTCCATAAGCATTCTCCAGTTCTTGGACTTTGAGCTTCATCTGGACCAAGACCCCAAAAttgccgcctcctcctccttggaggGCCCAGAAGAGCTCGCCTTCCTTAGACTTCGGGTCATCAGTGTTCTTCACAGTAACCACATCTCCTGTTGCTGTTACAACAGTTGCTTCCGTCAACGTATCGCATCCCATTCCAAAGCTTCGCGTGAAAGGCCCAAGACCACCTCCAAGAATGAATCCGCTTACACCAACAGTAGGGCAGCGTCCACCGTTGATGATATAACCTTCATGCCCGCCATTGACGAGCGTCTGGTAAACATGACCCCACTGGCAACCAGCATCCATGGTGACAGTCTTTGACTTTATATCAAGATTGACCTTGTTCATCCTTCTAAGATCCAGCGAGACACCTTTGAAGGCAGTAGAATGGCCTGCATAAGAATGACCATTGCATTTGATAGTGAGATTGACTTTCTTggaagctgcttcttttaCAATAGCCTGAACATGTGCAATCGTCTCAGGTTGGACCACGCAATCTGGTCTCGAGAAGCGAAATAGGCGATTTGAAGTCGCAATGGCGCGATCGTATTCTGGTTGCCCCGGTTCAAGAACTGGAATGTTTGAAGATTTGAAGAGCTGCCGGGTTGCCGACCGGAGCATATACAGGGAAGCCCGCATCTTCAAATCAATTTTAACTCGCACCCCATTACTGAGCAAGCGTGGCGTggtatcatcatcaaagacTGTTCGTTCGCCTTGGAAAACAGTTTTGTCTTTATACTCCGACGATAACCATTTTAAGAGCCTCACCTCGCGACTCCGGTCCCCGCGAGCATCATATAATTCAGGCTGCGGCACGCAAGCGGGGATACTGCATCAACACGAAAAATAGTGCAGTATGATGGATCAGATTTATCTTCATTTGTCTCTCCAAGACGGTAATTGGACTATTTGCAATAGCGAATACTAGCGCCAGCATTATATTGGTGGCGGGTTCTGGGTCACTCAAGCAATAATACAACGCCAGGGCGACCCTGCAGATTTTCGCACgcatcagccagccacaaTATATCTTTCAGCCGCCTTTCAGCGCCTTCGGTAAGGAATATTCAGCTTTGTTTGGTCAGATATCTTCCCCACCAAGTTACCGAGTCGAACTGGAAGCCTAGTTGGGCATGCAGACGGCATATTAGTGAGCTGCAATGCTACCCGATACGGCCTCTTTGGTGTAGTAGCTCACGCCGACGGTCCGGACGCGACTGAGTGTAGGCTGAGACCTTTCTCAAGTTGAATTTAGAGTACCCAACTATTTCGATTATAAGTATACTAGCAGGAAGTGAAATTAGCAATATATGTAAATAGCTAGCTACACAATACGATCTTCCAAGGTCGTTTTGCTAAGCAACCATGTCGATCTATGAAGATGCCCAAAAGGGCCTTCTTGTTGGGTCAACTCTCGACGCTTACATCGCGAAGAACCCAAACATTCTGGATGAACGAAGTCCTGACTCAGGTCTGACAGTGTTGTCAATAGCAGCGATTGAAGGATTCCCagaagaagttgaacagCTACTTAAGAAGGGTGCCAGAGCGGACGCCCTCActaaagatgatgaaactcCCCTCCTTCTAGCCGCCTGGAAGGGTAAGAAGGAGCGTGCGCGGatcatccagctgcttcttaAGAAGACACCCTTGAATTCTATTAACAGAACTTGCGAAAGAGCAAATTTTAACACGCCATTAATGTTTGcaattgagaaaaaagactACGAATCAATTAGGTTGCTGGTAcaggctggagctgctgaagataAAAACATCAAGAACTCTGGTAGCTTCACAGTGAAACAGATAGCCGACGCTGCAAAAGATCGACTTGTTACTCGTTCCCTTTTACCAGACGAAAAGCTAAAGGCCGCAGTGCTCGCTGCTGATGTCACTAGCTTCCTCCTGTACATCGTTGCTTGGGCGAATAAGGCCACCAACGGGTTGGTTACGGAAATATTTGGGTTGAATCCCGAACTCAATGAATCAATTGATGAGGTAAGTGCAGCCAGAGACGGTCGAGAGGCACCGCATGAAAGCAATTTAATAACCTAAATGAAAGCAAATGACCCAAAACCAAGACTTGACCAAGGCGGAATTTGTTGAAAGAGTCAACGAATGGATGGAAACTCACGGTCCGCTGAAGCGATTCTTCCAAGGAAATGATGAGTTTGTGCAAGACATGGCCGAGAAACTTGTGAACCTGGAGCATGATCCTGCCAACAAGTTGCGCAGCCAGAATCTGTCAGAAACAATCAAGTTATCTTTGCACAAGCTAGTTATCTATTGTGGTAAGTCACTCGGAACACAACAACGTTACTCATAAGTGTCATTATTTCCCATCTAACTCGCTATCAATCCCAATAGATGACAGCACCTCAATGAAACGTGACGGCCGCTGGGAGAGCCAAAAGGAATTGGTCCAGCGTATCGCCAAGATCACCACTATGGTCCTCCCGCTAGATGAAGGGGTTACTCTACGATTTATTAACCGAAACGTTGAAAACTCTGATAATTTGACTCTTGAAAGGCTGGGAAATGTCTTGAAAGATATGGACTGGCAACCCGGTGGCGATACTCCGATTGGTACAAATTTGCGGTCCAAGATTCTCCAGCCGCTAGTATATAGCAAGCTGGATGCAGGGAACCTTGACAGGCCACTTATTGTCATTATCATGACTGACGGTATGCCCGAACGCGAAGATAAAACTGAGCTTGAAAGGGTTATTCTCGAGTGTGAAAAGAAGATACAGGACAGTGGTTACCCTCCCCAGAGTACGTCTAATTGTTTCTatggctttcttttcctttctctcatTTGGAGTCATTAATATTGACAAAATTGGCAGCCGTAAAATTCATGATTGGTCAGATAGGGACTGCAAAGTCTGCTGCAAGATTTCTGGCATCTCTAAGGCAGAATTCAGATATTGCTCGAACGACATTAGTTACTTCAGGTATGGTTCCTACGATTTACCTTGGTATGTTTACTCACGCACCCCAGATAAACTTGATGATGCGTTCAAGGACTATAAGGAAAACGACTCAAAGTTGGATAAATGGGTGAGACCTCCATATTATTTTTGTCTAGCTATTGCTCGAATGCTCGCTTGAGTAGATGATACTAATATCTCGCTACTAGCTGGTCGAAACTTTGTTCTCT
The sequence above is drawn from the Trichoderma breve strain T069 chromosome 5, whole genome shotgun sequence genome and encodes:
- a CDS encoding ankyrin repeats (3 copies) domain-containing protein; this encodes MSIYEDAQKGLLVGSTLDAYIAKNPNILDERSPDSGLTVLSIAAIEGFPEEVEQLLKKGARADALTKDDETPLLLAAWKGKKERARIIQLLLKKTPLNSINRTCERANFNTPLMFAIEKKDYESIRLLVQAGAAEDKNIKNSGSFTVKQIADAAKDRLVTRSLLPDEKLKAAVLAADVTSFLLYIVAWANKATNGLVTEIFGLNPELNESIDEQMTQNQDLTKAEFVERVNEWMETHGPLKRFFQGNDEFVQDMAEKLVNLEHDPANKLRSQNLSETIKLSLHKLVIYCDDSTSMKRDGRWESQKELVQRIAKITTMVLPLDEGVTLRFINRNVENSDNLTLERLGNVLKDMDWQPGGDTPIGTNLRSKILQPLVYSKLDAGNLDRPLIVIIMTDGMPEREDKTELERVILECEKKIQDSGYPPQTVKFMIGQIGTAKSAARFLASLRQNSDIARTTLVTSDKLDDAFKDYKENDSKLDKWLVETLFSPFRNLTGNN
- a CDS encoding FAD binding domain-containing protein produces the protein MRASLYMLRSATRQLFKSSNIPVLEPGQPEYDRAIATSNRLFRFSRPDCVVQPETIAHVQAIVKEAASKKVNLTIKCNGHSYAGHSTAFKGVSLDLRRMNKVNLDIKSKTVTMDAGCQWGHVYQTLVNGGHEGYIINGGRCPTVGVSGFILGGGLGPFTRSFGMGCDTLTEATVVTATGDVVTVKNTDDPKSKEGELFWALQGGGGGNFGVLVQMKLKVQELENAYGTVVAGRYQWFPKPNKEKTDNAISTMNDFYTTNWPKNITIDSTWICDLSQKSDGIRFIVAYDGSQNSYEKTIDKHIKNDELKTQLKRRVLPEPSTRFLYETLVNQWLEETEKAYPTNKTYELFSSFCFNERSKIEDITATIRSLMKKFRSQFRGEQVNFLVTWIHSGGKATERKPTDSAFFWREAAYHAYVTVEWTDKWMERDMRSFHAEVKKALRPLSLKGEAAFINFPDGDFPRQMYERAYFGDNADKLRRVKETWDKTGFFKYDQGVRLPNAATEDLNKPDIEDKTDLLASNLWDSFKYTANKEWESYKTTNLKRDLEMLEEDGF